The Salvelinus namaycush isolate Seneca unplaced genomic scaffold, SaNama_1.0 Scaffold1474, whole genome shotgun sequence genome has a window encoding:
- the LOC120036770 gene encoding immunoglobulin lambda-like polypeptide 1, with product FGPGTKLIVTDGDLATPAVTLFPPSTEDLKSSRATLVCLTSNLSQKSKGLADVSWMSNSESVTEDVSTSPAEQQPDKTFKISSYLTIQTAEWDKGVVVVSLLSLN from the exons ttCGGACCAGGAACCAAGCTCATTGTTACTG ATGGAGATCTTGCTACACCTGCTGTGACTCTGTTCCCTCCATCCACTGAAGACCTCAAGTCCAGCAGAGCAACACTGGTGTGTCTGACTAGTAACCTGTCTCAGAAGTCCAAGGGGTTGGCAGATGTCAGCTGGATGTCTAACAGTGAATCAGTGACAGAAGATGTTTCTACCAGCCCTGCTGAGCAGCAACCAGACAAAACCTTCAAGATCAGCAGCTATCTGACCATTCAGACTGCAGAGTGGGATAAGGGCGTGgttgtcgtgtctttactatcattaaattga